The DNA region CCGCAACAGACAGTCAGTGTgtcccctccaccgtcaccTCATGGGGAACAACCACCGTGGTCTCAACCTTTGAAGTGACCGTCACTGTTGGGACTGGCGAGTGCAACACGGCATCAACTGTGACTTCCCCCCCAGGCAGCTCATCCTGGACCGACACCACGATAACGAAGCCACCAACATCCCAAACAACTCACAGACCTACGGTATGTATACGTATTAATGCCCTGGTTTGATGCCTTGCCATTCATTCGCTGACTGCTTGGGACTTAGAACTCAACGATGACCTCGCCTATCGTCACCGCAGGCAGCAGTGATTTGAGAGTCAATCTTGGCTCATTGGCACTTTTTGTGCTCGGAGTGATGCTGTACTAAAGTTGAATATGAAAGCTACCTATGTGGGTGCGTGAATATGACTGCAAATGTGTGAAATGACGACATGACGATTGGCTGGCAGCTGAGGTTTATGGTCAGGTTGGATCCTTAGTTGATACCCGGGGGTTGATGGTTAGCTAATACAtaatttttcttttctcctttCCTTTCTGCGCTTATACTTGCCTCTGCTTGGCCTGACGGGTGTTGGGCTATCTGTACCCTGCGATCTCAAACCCGAACGGCCCCTCTGCATCACGGACATTTCGTGCGACCAGTTTGATCATCCCGCATTTTGAATCGGCTAAGAGACGGGAGAGCTTTTGAATGCCCACCATGGATGGATTGCACCTTTCCGCAGTATGTATAAGATGCTCACGCAACTGCGCATCGATGCCAACAAACTTTCTCGGTTCACCAGGTCATTGCATCATTGATTAGTTCAACATGCACAAACACGGaattcctcttctcttcgcTTCGCTGGTTACCTCCGTTTCTGCCCAGAGCTGCCGTCTTCAGTTTGATGGCCGCGTTCCGCCAAGCTTCGGTGTCGCTGGTTTCGACACTCCAAATAACTTTTTCAGCGAGACCAATGTGCTCGGAGCTGGGCTCAGCTTCAGCCAGCTCATCCAGCTGCCCGCCATCTCTGCTTCTCTGGTGCGTTCATCCATCCCGAATCTGCTCCTTATGCGTGCGAAAGATACCAACCAGGAAGCAGTTCGACATTGAGACTATTCCCATAGAAGTGACCATCAGTGACGCGTCCATCTTCAACGGCCAGACTGGTTTCCGTCGCGCTGAGCTCCTTCCTGCCAGCAACTCTGGCATCGACGACAGCACCACAGGCATCAAGACCCTCCATTTCAGCATAGGCAAGGACGCACAACGCCCGCTGAATCTGTCTCACGAATATCAGCTGGTGTTTCTTGAAAGCAACGATTTTAGCACCAATCAGTTCGTCTTGAAAACGGGCAGCATTCTGGGTGGTGACACAGCTGTCGACCCTGATACCCTACAGTTCTTTGGAGATGTCAACCAAACCCCATCAAAACTTCTCTTCAGCGTCCCATTTCTGGACGGTGTTTTCCACAACTTTGCTGTTACACTAGACTTTGACGCCCTGTGGGTCTCGCTCTACTATCTAGTCACAAGTCTTTGAGCTTATAACTGACGGACAGAACAACAGCACTACCCAGGTCTTTTTTTCAGCCGGCGGGGATCCCCTTGAGGCCGTGACCCAGGTCATCTCCAACAACGTCAGCGGGCAAGGACAGTTCTACTTTGGCTTGCTCAAAAAGCTGACTGATGCGGTTGGCGATATTACAAGAAACGGGTTTCAAGAAGACGGTATCGACGAGGGCATCATCTTTGACGGCATCTTCCAAGAGGACAGCTCGGCGGGTTGCGTCAGCTTGCGGCCGTGATCACCACTCCCTTCTCCGCGGAATTTTTCAGCCATTTTCAAACGTCATTCACAACCCCCAAGTGCCTTTCTAGACAATTTTTGCACTCCTTTTAGGGGCCTCAAGAGATATTCAACAGTTGGTTATTTCATTTTGGCTTTTCAGAACACATTAGTGGCTCCGAGAGCGCCGTTTTTGTTATCCAGTATGATTGGGGTATCTCTAAATCAAATTGTCGCTAATATGTCACCGTTGACTTTCCCTgtccgcctccttctctttaTCCCTTTGCCGGTCCACAAATGGATTATCAGCAGGCATCTCGTATACGCCCGGTGAGTCCGGTGCCTCGCTGAACTGGGACAGATCCCGCGCCGTCCTCACGGTCCTCACACTTGTTACACTTCTCGAGTCCAGCTCCAGGACTGTGCTATCGCCTATCTCCACAAACGGCTTCTCCGGGTAAGGGCATATTTTTGCTTCAACCTTGTCCCGGATGCCCAATTCACTCACGGACTTCATTTCAGAATCCGACGGCTGCTCCCCCGATAACTGCTGCGCCCCCCTACCCCGTTGTCTCCGCCGCCAGACAAACCAGCCAACAGCCGTGAGTAGACCAACAACCGCTAGGGTCCCAGTGATGATACCTGCCAGAGCTCCCGGGCTGAGAGTGGACTCGGTATCAGGAATCACAAGCTCCGGCCATTGTTTCCGCCAGCTATTGACGAATGCCTTGACGGGCAGACCGGTCATGTTTCGATCTGTGGGCTCCAAGGATCGTGTCACACTTTGTTCCATATCAGGGCCTGGGGCCTGCGCCAGAAACGTGACGTTTGTGTCGTAGTTGACGCCAAAGAAAGCTCCCTGGAGAAAAGCTCGGCCAAGTTCCCAGATGCCGGTGTTGTAGCTGTCGGTGTCGTGGCATGGAAAATAGGGGACCGGCTCGTCGACAATCGGTGCCTCCAGTGTGAGATTGAGCAGTTTGAATGGGattttgatggtgatgttggctgctgttgagtCGAGGAAGGTGAAAGCCATGTAGCCGCCAAAGTTCATCACCGTGTCGTAACGGGGGTCTGTTGTGTCCCAGAGATAATACCCGAGGTCTTCCTTCCATACAACAGGGAGCTTCGTCGCTGCGTTGGCGCACacgggaggagggaggtagATGCCGGGAACTGCTGGGTTGGGAATGGCGATGATGCCGTTTTCTGATGGCTGCATGAATCGCGCGAGACCGACTCTGCTCGCTTCGTCTGGTACTGGGTTGGGCCACACGCTCCCGTCTTCCCTGTCCTTCTCTGTGGCGCCCTCGTATCCGATGCTGACGTCGGTGAGATAGGTGACTGGCAGGCCAGTTGTCTTTGTGAAGACGCCTACGGGACCTATAACTCTGTTTTCTTCGTATCCCCCCAAGATTAGCGAACCCCGCTGCTTCAGTGGTACGCTCGCGATGTGCAGCCCAAACGAGCTGGACGATATGAGACCGGCCTCCTTCATCTGGACCAGAACGCTCGTCCCGCGAAAGTTCAGGTCGCTCGGTCGTCCAAAGCCTAGGACCCCGACGGTCGGCTTAGACGTTCTGTTGTTGGGATAAGTGATGACGGATGAGTCCATCACATAGATCGTGGCCTGGACGTTGGCGTACCCGGGCTCCTCGAATCGCAGGTTGGTAAAGGTCATTGCGTCGACAACCATGAGGCCGGATGTCCTGTGGTTGGAGTTCAGATCTGCGAAGCGGAAAAGGGCCGAGGCGTTGTCTTCGGATGTGCCCTCGGTGATCTTGAGGAATGGTTCGGATGCGTTGCCGGAGCGGGTGATGTTGTACTTGCCACCAGCCTTGGTCGAGTGAAGGGCTACCATCGAGGCCGCCGTAGGCCAGACCGCCACAGTGGGACCCTCGAGAGGCACGAGGTGGGACTTGCGCTCATGGCTCCCGAGCAGGACGCCGACAGCCTGCCATGGTCCATCTGGGCCGTAGGTACCTGAGCCAAAGATGTCGAAGTCGGTGGTGAAAGGCATGGAAAGAAATTTTGCGTCGGCAACGTCTCCCAAGGACAAAGCAATGAGGGTCAACAAGGTCGCTGCCCTCGATCCAGAAGCCGAACCCGCCATCGCTGTTATCATCGCCGTCGTGAGCGCGGTCGCCGCATGAGATGGCGATAGTCGTCCGTGGCACCCCGCAAAAGGAAAGATTACCAAAACGAGCGACTGGGTGGGAATTGGGTGGTCGAGGGAGAGAAACACTCCGTGCGAGCAAGAGACAGACAGTGGGGAGGTCTCACGAGCCAAAGTCGCTTTATGCTTAAATTATTTCCTCGGAGCCTGCGGTGGAGTTCAGGGGCCCCCTAGATGACACTGCGCCGCACATGTGGTGAAAGAGTGGAGACTGCTCCAATGCTGAATAAATACCCTGGAAAATAGTCAACAGGACAACCCTTCCCAGATGGTCATTAGGCATTGAATATGTATGGAAGGCCTATACAGACATCAAGTGGAAGTTCATGACTGTCGCGGGTCGTTTTTATTGTTTTTGAAGGCTTTGATGCTGCATCGCAGTCTCCATGATTATTATGTCCCCAACGAGACGCCGTTGGGACTAGGGGTTCCTAGCTAGCGGGACATCGCAAGATTACATACGACAGCATTACGCTGATTGGAGAGCGTTTTGGAAGGTGGAAAACGCCCAGGACAGGCTGGAACTGTCCCAATCACTTGGATAGGTTGGAGCATGGAGGTTTCTGTCAGCTTTGAGTTGCGTGGGAAGGTGGTATTCAAGATGACAGCGTTCGGTTGGCCGGAAACCTCGCTTCCCCATCATGGATCGGTAATTCGGTGTTCATATTCGTTGGTCTTGAGGCTCAAACTAATCTACAGCAGggcttccatgagctcgtCAAACTGCCTGACAGCACCAAGACCCGTAACACAATCGTACCCCTGAACGGCAGGCCACCCATCCTGCGTGCTGCCATCAGGAAACAGGCACCCATAGCTCTCGCCCACCGTCACATCCCTAAGCACTGCCCTCACCTTTGCCGAATACAGCAGAGGGTTCAGCCAGCCGAGACTCTGTTTCCCCGCGCGCATCCTCGCGTCGTTGATCAAAgccaccatggccgccacGACAGGCGCGCTCGCGCTGGTGCCCAAGACCTCGCTCATTTCTCCACCCATGATGATCTGAAACCCGGACCCGATAGCGCTAATATCCGGCATCGCCCGCCCCGTGCTGTTGAAGAGCCCCACCCGTGAGTCACCGCGACTGACGAACCCGTCGACGTAAGGCTTGACGGCCTCGTCTTGCCAGCTTGGGCGGTCAAAGTAGTTGCTGAACCCCCCGGCGCTGAAGTCCTCTCCCGTAAACGGCGGCGCGACGTTGTCTACCGCCCCGACGGCGGTGACGTAGGGGCAGCTGGCGGGGAAGGTGGGGATGAACATTTTCTTCTGCCCGGACCCGTCGTTCATGACGCAGCGGGTTTGGCCTGTCCCCGCTGCTCCGCCGTCGCCGCTCGCGACAAAGGTCGAGACGCCCCGCGCTGCAAGGGCGGCGAATAAATCGCAGACTCGGAGGGCGTAGGGTCGGGGAACGGAgatctcgtcgtcggcgtaGCTGATGCTCAGGACGTGGGGGAGTTCGGCGTCTggtttggcgaggagggcttcGAGGAACTCGAGGTAGGGCTCGTTGTCTGTTTcttcgggggaggaggggttgccgTCACGGTCGAGTTTTGTTCCTCTGCCTCCGGTGACGTAGTAGATGACATTGGTAGGGTACCCGAGCGCCATGGCGTACTCGACATCCAGACTGGCTTCTATTCCGGCGTTGGCGGGGTCGTTTTGGGGGTTTATGCCGCCATTGATGAGCTCGACTGTGAAGTTGTAGGGACCGGTGGGAGTGGCGGACCGGTAGAGGTAGTCGGGTTGGTATTGAGAGAGAAAGTCGGCGACGTCGGCGTGGAGGATCCATTGTTCTAGGAAGCCCGCGACACCAAAGTTTACGGGGGAACGGGGGGAGCTAGCGGGGTTGTAGGGCGGGTAGGTAATGTTGTAGAGCTGCTTAATACAGCGAGGGGAGGTGGCTACAAGGCAAGGGTAGTTGCCTTCGTAGGGCTCTTCCGGATCTGGGAGACCGGTTTCTTGGGAGAGCGCCGAGGTGATGATTGGGATGCCTATGGGccgggaggtggtggttggtttcttggtAGAGGAGCTTGTCTTTTTGATGGTAGTGGTTGAGGTCCTTCTAGTGGTTGTTGAAGTTAGAACCTTCGGGGTGGTAGGGGATGTCCTCTTTGTGGTGGTCGAGGTTGCTTTCTTGGTCGGGGTTGCTTTTGCGCTTGAAGATGAtgctttcttggtggtggttggcttaTTGGGAGTTGGCTTTTTGGTCGGACGACCTGCTTTACGCGGGGGCATGAAGTTGGTTATGGGGTGCACAAAGTCGATGTAGGCACGGAGCCAGGATGGGATGCTATACGACAACGCCCTGAGAGCGGTGGTCCTGAGGATAttctcgtcgtcatcgtcggaaGAGTAAGTGTAATACTTCAGATCAGCAGAGAACAAGTCCTTGACTTGTTGCGCTGTTGCCTCAAAGGAGAGCAAACTCCCCTGGACGTGGACATTTTTGACTCCTGCGTTGGACCTTAGCCAGGATTTTACTGTTTCGATATTCTTGTTTTTGGGCTGGAGGTAAGTGTGGAGCTGATCTCTTgaaaggtggtggttgttacCCCCAAACTGGCGTTGGTGTAGCCTTGCTTTGACATCGGCAAAGCCAGGCTCTTTGAGGGCGATGGTGAGTGTGATTTTAtcggtggagatggcgttGTGGTCGAATGACCAGCCTGGTGGAATGGATTTGGCTTCGACTTTTTCAAGGATGACGGATGGAGAGGCAATGGTGGGATGGATGAAAGCGGCACCGCTCAGCAGGGTGAAGAGAAGTGAGGGTAGCATCTTGGCTGAGACatggaaagaaaagagggagaTGTTAGTTAGACCGGCGTGTCGTTTGACATGACCCCTTGACTCTCagcggggagaggaggcgaggCAAAGGATGGCCCGGGCAGATAAAAACAGCCGGGAGAAGACAAGATCTTGTAAGTTTTCCACTGCACTTTTCAGTCGACAAACATATCAATCACACCTGTCATGCAAGGTACCGGTGGGTAGCAGTGGATTGATGCATCTTGTATATTACCCATGCCCTGCAGCCACCAAAATAGGAGGGTATCAATCTATGTATCTTGCATTCCCGGAGCATGTGCAACCTCCTCATATTGATCTTTCCCACTCTCGGACACATTATCGAAACTGTCCTTTCCCAGCTCTTCTTGGTCGGCTACTCAATAAATTGCTGGTACTTCGTGTAGCCCCTGTAAACGGTCCGCTTCCGAGCTCCAACGAGGCATCAACCGGCCACTTCAGCCGGTTAATTAGCGGTTGTCCAGACCCGGACCCGGCAAGCTGGATGATTGGCCAATTGATTCCGATGCGAAGGGCAACTCGGTAGGCCAGATATTGGGGATGCCAGATTTATCTTTACGTACCAGCAGATGGAACAAGACGGGTCCATCAGCGTTGTTCCGGGCCTCGTGGGGTTACTAACTCCGAGGATCAGGTGTTCACTTGTATCGTTGGTAGGTCGCAGTTTTCCGGCGATAGAAACGGGTAGCATGGTTGTATTGCCACCTCCAGGATGATGGCTAGACCGCGGGTCACTCCTCCAAAATGGTGGGGAGCCTGTTCTGATCTATTTTAGGAGTCCCGGATGAGGAAGGCTAGGTGTTGAGGCGAGGAGCCGCCGAAAAGCTTTCAGTCCCCATATTGCTTGGACAGCCAGGA from Podospora pseudocomata strain CBS 415.72m chromosome 3, whole genome shotgun sequence includes:
- a CDS encoding hypothetical protein (EggNog:ENOG503NZGU; CAZy:GH131) codes for the protein MHKHGIPLLFASLVTSVSAQSCRLQFDGRVPPSFGVAGFDTPNNFFSETNVLGAGLSFSQLIQLPAISASLFDIETIPIEVTISDASIFNGQTGFRRAELLPASNSGIDDSTTGIKTLHFSIGKDAQRPLNLSHEYQLVFLESNDFSTNQFVLKTGSILGGDTAVDPDTLQFFGDVNQTPSKLLFSVPFLDGVFHNFAVTLDFDALTTQVFFSAGGDPLEAVTQVISNNVSGQGQFYFGLLKKLTDAVGDITRNGFQEDGIDEGIIFDGIFQEDSSAGCVSLRP
- a CDS encoding hypothetical protein (COG:O; MEROPS:MER0078639; EggNog:ENOG503P03Y); protein product: MLPSLLFTLLSGAAFIHPTIASPSVILEKVEAKSIPPGWSFDHNAISTDKITLTIALKEPGFADVKARLHQRQFGGNNHHLSRDQLHTYLQPKNKNIETVKSWLRSNAGVKNVHVQGSLLSFEATAQQVKDLFSADLKYYTYSSDDDDENILRTTALRALSYSIPSWLRAYIDFVHPITNFMPPRKAGRPTKKPTPNKPTTTKKASSSSAKATPTKKATSTTTKRTSPTTPKVLTSTTTRRTSTTTIKKTSSSTKKPTTTSRPIGIPIITSALSQETGLPDPEEPYEGNYPCLVATSPRCIKQLYNITYPPYNPASSPRSPVNFGVAGFLEQWILHADVADFLSQYQPDYLYRSATPTGPYNFTVELINGGINPQNDPANAGIEASLDVEYAMALGYPTNVIYYVTGGRGTKLDRDGNPSSPEETDNEPYLEFLEALLAKPDAELPHVLSISYADDEISVPRPYALRVCDLFAALAARGVSTFVASGDGGAAGTGQTRCVMNDGSGQKKMFIPTFPASCPYVTAVGAVDNVAPPFTGEDFSAGGFSNYFDRPSWQDEAVKPYVDGFVSRGDSRVGLFNSTGRAMPDISAIGSGFQIIMGGEMSEVLGTSASAPVVAAMVALINDARMRAGKQSLGWLNPLLYSAKVRAVLRDVTVGESYGCLFPDGSTQDGWPAVQGYDCVTGLGAVRQFDELMEALL
- a CDS encoding hypothetical protein (COG:S; EggNog:ENOG503PDJF); protein product: MITAMAGSASGSRAATLLTLIALSLGDVADAKFLSMPFTTDFDIFGSGTYGPDGPWQAVGVLLGSHERKSHLVPLEGPTVAVWPTAASMVALHSTKAGGKYNITRSGNASEPFLKITEGTSEDNASALFRFADLNSNHRTSGLMVVDAMTFTNLRFEEPGYANVQATIYVMDSSVITYPNNRTSKPTVGVLGFGRPSDLNFRGTSVLVQMKEAGLISSSSFGLHIASVPLKQRGSLILGGYEENRVIGPVGVFTKTTGLPVTYLTDVSIGYEGATEKDREDGSVWPNPVPDEASRVGLARFMQPSENGIIAIPNPAVPGIYLPPPVCANAATKLPVVWKEDLGYYLWDTTDPRYDTVMNFGGYMAFTFLDSTAANITIKIPFKLLNLTLEAPIVDEPVPYFPCHDTDSYNTGIWELGRAFLQGAFFGVNYDTNVTFLAQAPGPDMEQSVTRSLEPTDRNMTGLPVKAFVNSWRKQWPELVIPDTESTLSPGALAGIITGTLAVVGLLTAVGWFVWRRRQRGRGAQQLSGEQPSDSEMKSVSELGIRDKVEAKICPYPEKPFVEIGDSTVLELDSRSVTSVRTVRTARDLSQFSEAPDSPGVYEMPADNPFVDRQRDKEKEADRESQR